From Coccinella septempunctata chromosome 4, icCocSept1.1, whole genome shotgun sequence, a single genomic window includes:
- the LOC123311256 gene encoding alpha-crystallin B chain-like produces the protein MPKLFNKKEAPKAPENKDKVKDEHDFIRKEFEEYFKNPKNNKFEKILKDGDSKPKKKDFQLTLNLPEYKPEEVLVAANGNVVEVKGKHQEKDEKGELQTVRSFIKSFSISEDCDVSQLKSKFEKDGVLTISAPRKTDP, from the coding sequence ATGCCGAAACTCTTCAATAAAAAAGAAGCCCCAAAAGCGCCAGAAAATAAAGATAAAGTAAAGGACGAACATGATTTCATTCGAAAAGAATTCGAGGAGTACTTTAAGAACCCGAAGAATAACAAATTCGAAAAGATCCTCAAAGATGGTGACTCCAAACCgaagaaaaaagattttcagTTGACACTCAACCTACCCGAGTACAAACCAGAAGAAGTGTTGGTGGCAGCTAACGGAAACGTGGTTGAAGTCAAgggaaagcaccaagagaaggATGAAAAAGGTGAATTGCAGACTGTAAGAAGTTTCATCAAGTCCTTTAGTATATCGGAAGATTGTGATGTGTCTCAGTTGAAGAGCAAGTTCGAAAAGGATGGCGTTCTCACCATAAGTGCACCAAGGAAGACTGACCCATGA
- the LOC123312322 gene encoding uncharacterized protein LOC123312322, with the protein MPTTIDSTSTSCYKKSRNRCDSNSNEDTKIFKTKVDLLNCKPEDVKLKMEGNRIIIEGKLFNDKHKEKPTHFSKHYIMPENCDLKKMRYTITSDGVYIEAPKRDVEECSDFPRLEDSCTNNCVDLNDRFEIRLNVQDFKPEDIKIKVNGNTITIKAKRLEEVGMKRVIKTYSLPDCCEITRLERRFTPQGHLILSIPKFLGLFCDPKKINSYDEEDKTKENVKCKFNITAEKFEIKIDVSNYRPDDINIIQQKRMVTIEGKSKKKMCKSEETFEKTFVLPADYDISKIDRKFHSDGVLVVSVPRAEGKMMEDFKTFLPENAICDMKIKDDYVEIKLDTVGFEPEEITIKLTGKNTITIEGKQVQQKGRIAKSFMKSYLLPTDCDNKKIKKHLTSNGVLIVRIPRNKRSCSLENLSDILDNNKSFASRGKSGSLDNLSEPDEQAMVDSAELDNEKFEMKFNVHGFSTEDIYVKINKNVVTVECKHPNPGKGIVKSYFVPKAYNLNALHTYITHDDILVVTIPRFKSQSHIVKNENRDVNHNDYITQKIGDNYIIKVDIRGYRNNDISLDVKGQTIIVQGGHLGNQAISKSFSKKFIVPPNYHMEALTYHISAEGFLIVEIPQKLMRQNAVEPQLYRFPEHKATDTSKLSKNQMFYRQNSDQTFNLQPNIPCHAKHQYSEDKCSDEPDRFNPMQRKYALSTPNIGEKSFSNTVNSFGSLFDSNGNEIYQVYVDVRDCYEEDINVRLKGNNVRVEGKKKYYDGSENLSDFVSHFSVPEEFDMKGLQTRLENGMLIVEIPKYKNKKKVNKEIPYMGKDLLSNVKIGQENIIVEMDASGLKIEDFEISTCKNVLTIAVLKGDSDRFKTKVDLPDNTIIDGITKTITSDGKLLVTVPRKNQSNFETCIPEYSVVSRDYEENSRFIKNEKRKSCLVLSKTAPEKSKSVKFLVDGFENETAEDVKFATLPRSTRCKSYNSVFLEEPFNTKTNNQIEAENFELKIFVPHHEPDEVVVKIRGDTITIEGKKKNDERNIYFSKNFFKTYIVPKNIDTSQLKTTFSDNYLIITAPRIDIDARDV; encoded by the coding sequence ATGCCGACCACAATAGACTCGACGTCGACATCCTGTTACAAAAAATCAAGAAACCGATGTGATTCAAACTCTAACGAAgatacaaaaattttcaagacgAAAGTGGATTTGTTGAATTGTAAACCAGAAGATGTGAAACTGAAGATGGAAGGAAATAGGATAATCATAGAGGGAAAACTATTCAATGataaacacaaggaaaaaccaACCCACTTTTCTAAACATTACATAATGCCAGAAAATTGTGATTTGAAGAAAATGCGTTATACAATCACTTCCGATGGTGTCTACATAGAGGCTCCTAAAAGAGACGTAGAAGAATGTTCCGATTTTCCGCGACTTGAAGATAGCTGCACCAATAACTGCGTGGACCTCAACGACAGGTTCGAAATCCGTTTGAACGTCCAAGATTTCAAACCTGAAGATATAAAGATCAAAGTGAACGGCAATACCATCACCATCAAGGCTAAACGACTAGAAGAGGTTGGTATGAAAAGAGTTATCAAGACTTACTCCCTTCCTGATTGCTGTGAAATAACCAGACTAGAAAGAAGATTCACTCCACAAGGCCATTTGATTTTAAGTATCCCAAAATTCTTAGGACTCTTTTGCGACCCAAAGAAGATAAATTCTTACGACGAAGAGGACAAAACTAAGGAGAACGTGAAGTGCAAGTTCAACATTACAGCAGAAAAGTTCGAAATCAAGATTGATGTGTCCAATTATAGACCTGACGATATCAATATTATTCAACAGAAACGTATGGTGACAATCGAGGGTAAATCGAAAAAGAAAATGTGTAAATCCGAGGAAACTTTCGAAAAAACTTTTGTGCTTCCCGCAGATTACGATATCTCAAAAATTGACCGTAAGTTTCACTCCGATGGTGTACTTGTAGTGTCCGTGCCTCGGGCAGAAGGCAAGATGATGGAagatttcaaaacttttctacctgagaACGCCATTTGTGATATGAAAATCAAAGACGATTACGTTGAAATCAAACTTGATACAGTTGGGTTCGAACCAGAAGAAATAACTATAAAACTAACTGGAAAAAACACCATCACAATTGAGGGAAAGCAGGTTCAACAGAAAGGAAGAATTGCTAAGAGCTTCATGAAGTCATACCTATTACCTACTGACTgcgataataaaaaaataaagaagCACTTAACATCTAATGGAGTTTTGATCGTCAGGATTCCAAGAAATAAAAGAAGCTGTTCCCTAGAAAACTTATCAGATATCCTAGATAACAATAAAAGTTTTGCTAGCCGAGGGAAGAGTGGCTCTTTGGATAACTTGAGCGAGCCAGATGAACAGGCCATGGTAGACTCTGCAGAACTCGACAATGAaaagtttgaaatgaaattcaacgtTCACGGTTTCAGCACTGAGGATATTTATGTGAAAATCAACAAGAATGTAGTTACTGTGGAGTGCAAGCACCCTAATCCTGGTAAGGGTATTGTGAAATCTTACTTTGTTCCAAAAGCTTACAATTTAAACGCCCTCCATACCTATATAACACATGACGATATTCTGGTCGTTACCATCCCAAGATTCAAATCGCAAAGTCATAttgttaaaaatgaaaacaGAGATGTGAATCATAACGACTACATAACCCAAAAGATTGGTGATAATTACATCATTAAAGTCGATATAAGAGGATACagaaataatgatatttctttagATGTTAAAGGACAAACTATCATTGTCCAAGGAGGTCATCTAGGAAACCAAGCAATATCTAAAAGTTTCAGCAAGAAATTTATCGTACCACCCAATTATCATATGGAAGCTTTAACGTATCACATATCGGCAGAAGGTTTTCTAATTGTGGAGATACCACAAAAATTGATGAGACAAAATGCAGTTGAACCACAGTTGTACAGATTTCCAGAACATAAAGCAACCGATACATCCAAACTTTCTAAGAACCAGATGTTTTATCGTCAAAATAGTGATCAAACGTTTAATCTCCAACCAAATATACCTTGCCATGCGAAACATCAATATTCAGAAGATAAATGTTCAGATGAACCTGATAGATTCAATCCGATGCAAAGGAAATACGCCCTATCCACTCCTAATATTGGTGAAAAATCTTTTTCCAACACTGTGAACAGTTTTGGTTCTTTGTTTGATTCAAATGGCAATGAGATATACCAAGTATACGTTGATGTGAGAGATTGCTATGAAGAAGATATAAATGTTAGGTTGAAGGGAAACAATGTCAGGGTAGAAGGTAAGAAGAAGTATTACGACGGTTCGGAAAACCTTTCAGATTTTGTTAGCCATTTTTCCGTGCCTGAAGAATTTGATATGAAAGGGTTGCAGACAAGGCTGGAGAACGGAATGCTTATTGTTGAAATTCCCAAATACAAAAACAAGAAGAaggttaataaggagataccgTATATGGGAAAAGACCTACTATCCAATGTTAAGATTGGCCAAGAAAATATCATAGTGGAAATGGATGCTTCCGGTttgaaaattgaagattttgagATCAGCACCTGCAAAAACGTTCTCACTATTGCTGTTTTGAAAGGCGATTCTGACAGATTCAAAACCAAAGTGGACCTTCCTGACAATACAATCATAGACGGTATAACGAAGACCATTACATCGGATGGAAAATTATTAGTTACAGTTCCAAGGAAAAATCAGAGTAACTTCGAGACTTGCATTCCAGAATATTCAGTCGTATCTAGGGACTACGAAGAAAATTCCAGGTTCATCAAGAACGAAAAAAGAAAATCATGCTTGGTTCTCTCAAAGACTGCCCCGGAGAAATCTAAATCTGTAAAATTTTTGGTAGACGGTTTCGAGAACGAAACAGCTGAAGATGTAAAATTTGCCACCCTTCCCAGATCCACCAGATGTAAATCTTATAATTCTGTGTTTCTGGAAGAACCATTCAATACCAAAACGAACAATCAAATAGAGGCagaaaatttcgaattgaagATTTTCGTACCGCATCACGAACCTGATGAGGTTGTTGTCAAAATCAGAGGGGATACAATTACTATAGAGGGCAAGAAAAAGAATGATGAgaggaatatatacttttcgaaaaatttcttcaaaacCTATATAGTGccgaaaaatatcgatacaaGTCAACTCAAGACCACGTTTTCAGATAACTACTTAATTATAACAGCTCCTAGAATTGATATAGACGCGAGAGATGtttga
- the LOC123312323 gene encoding importin subunit alpha-3, producing the protein MADPTIQQGFKSRLQHFKNKGKDQDEMRRRRNEVTVELRKNKREETLQKRRNVPIADSTDEEEVEKCLSNTNLGLLVAEANNDSDPDTQLQAVQTARKLLSSDRNPPIDALIASNILPVLVKCLDRYDNPALQFEAAWALTNIASGTSVQTNKVVQAGAVPLFLRLLHSNQQNVCEQAVWALGNIIGDGPLLRDYCIELGVVEPLLSFIKPEIPISFLRNVTWVIVNLCRNKEPPPPKKTIGDLLPALNALIHHTDVNILVDTVWALSYLTDGGNDQIQMVIDSGVVAKLIPLLSHKEVKVQTAALRAVGNIVTGTDAQTQVVLNCDALSHFPALLTHPKEKICKEAVWFLSNITAGNQRQVQAVIDAGLLPYIIMNLKKGDFQTQKEAAWAISNLTIGGNREQVTRLIDEGVISPFCDLLTCKDAQVIQVVLDGINNMLKMSTHIVDRLCTMIEECNGLDKIEQLQNHDNIEIYKLAYDIIERYFSEDSEEDPTLVPAAGDATYTFDPNTNIPNEGFQF; encoded by the exons ATGGCGGACCCAACTATTCAACAAGGCTTTAAAAGTCGACTCCAACATTTCAAGAACAAAGGAAAAGATCAAGAT GAAATGCGAAGACGAAGAAACGAGGTCAcagttgaacttaggaaaaacaAAAGAGAGGAAACCTTACAGAAACGACGAAATGTCCCAATTGCCGACTCGACTGACGAAGAGGAAGTTGAAAAGTGCTTGTCCAACACCAATTTAGGATTACTCGTAGCAGAAGCAAATAATGACAGCGATCCAGATACTCAACTACAAGCTGTTCAAACTGCTAGAAAATTGCTTTCTTCTGATAGAAATCCGCCCATTGATGCACTAATAGCTAGCAATATCCTACCAGTACTTGTTAAATGTTTAGATCGGTATGATAATCCTGCACTGCAATTTGAAGCTGCATGGGCATTGACAAACATCGCTTCAGGGACATCTGTTCAGACAAATAAAGTTGTACAAGCAGGAGCAGTTCCACTTTTCCTCAGACTTCTCCATTCGAATCAGCAAAACGTTTGCGAGCAAGCAGTATGGGCTCTAG GTAACATCATTGGTGATGGTCCCTTATTAAGAGATTATTGTATAGAATTAGGGGTTGTTGAACCTTTATTATCATTCATCAAACCTGAGATTCCCATCTCCTTCTTAAGAAACGTCACCTGGGTCATTGTAAATTTGTGTAGAAACAAAGAACCTCCACCACCTAAGAAAACAATTGGTGACCTTCTTCCCGCATTAAATGCATTAATACATCATACAGATGTGAAt ATTTTGGTAGACACAGTGTGGGCCTTGAGTTATCTTACTGATGGAGGGAATGATCAGATTCAAATGGTCATTGACAGTGGTGTAGTAGCTAAATTAATACCACTATTGAGTCATAAAGAAGTTAAGGTACAGACAGCAGCTTTAAGAGCAGTTGGAAATATTGTGACTGGAACAGATGCGCAGACGCAA gttgTCCTTAATTGCGACGCTTTATCTCATTTCCCAGCTTTATTGACACATCCCAAAGAAAAGATATGCAAAGAAGCAGTTTGGTTCTTATCCAATATAACCGCTGGTAATCAGAGACAAGTACAAGCAGTCATTGATGCAG GTCTTTTGCCGTACATTATCATGAACCTGAAAAAAGGAGACTTCCAAACCCAGAAAGAGGCAGCTTGGGCTATAAGCAATCTCACAATTGGAGGTAACAGAGAACAAGTAACCCGCTTGATTGACGAAGGTGTAATTTCTCCCTTCTGTGATCTGCTAACTTGTAAAGATGCGCAGGTTATCCAAGTTGTGTTAGACGGTATTAACAATATGCTTAAAATGTCCACACACATAGTGGATAGGCTGTGCACAATGATTGAAGAATGCAATGGCTTGGACAAAATTGAACAACTACAGAATCACGACAACATCGAGATCTACAAATTAGCTTATGACATAATTGAAAGATATTTCAGTGAAGAT TCGGAGGAAGACCCTACCTTAGTTCCTGCTGCAGGTGATGCAACCTATACCTTTGATCCAAACACCAACATACCAAACGAAGGTTTCCAGTTTTGA